In one window of Virgibacillus proomii DNA:
- a CDS encoding LacI family DNA-binding transcriptional regulator, whose product MKVTIKDIAKKAGVSPSAVSLVLNNRPCRISQQKKDEIKQIAKELNYTANQIARSLVTKQTKTLGLIIPDIENIFFSSLAKHIEIECRKHGYALIILHSDNNDQHDLELLDLLVSRSVEGIFLIPGSEASKYKEALINKLKQIPIPYIMLDRVYPEFSCDKAWFDNEYGAYLAVKHMLEKGHRKIGCIVSTNFYNGQLRLNGYIRALKEYHIPIKQNYIVKGDYKKESGYFAGKKLMQEDLTAIFVTNDMMALGVINSIYEQNKQIPNDYSIVSYDNTIYPYIFGIELTSVKQDVKKLSSSAFELLYKKITGSVGTEKEICLQPELIVRNSVKALNH is encoded by the coding sequence TTGAAAGTAACGATTAAAGATATAGCTAAAAAAGCCGGCGTATCTCCAAGCGCTGTATCCTTAGTACTAAATAACAGACCATGTCGTATTTCACAACAAAAAAAAGATGAAATTAAACAGATTGCCAAGGAATTAAATTATACAGCAAATCAAATCGCGAGAAGTCTTGTTACGAAACAAACAAAAACATTAGGTTTAATTATTCCGGATATAGAAAATATCTTCTTTTCGTCACTGGCAAAACATATTGAAATAGAATGTCGAAAACATGGATATGCCTTAATCATCCTTCATTCAGATAATAACGATCAACACGATTTAGAATTATTAGACTTACTCGTATCCCGATCTGTTGAAGGAATTTTTTTAATTCCAGGAAGTGAAGCCTCCAAGTATAAAGAAGCTCTTATAAATAAATTGAAGCAGATTCCTATTCCTTATATCATGTTAGACCGTGTATATCCAGAGTTTTCATGTGATAAAGCCTGGTTTGACAACGAATACGGTGCCTACCTTGCTGTTAAACATATGTTAGAAAAAGGGCATCGTAAAATTGGTTGTATTGTTAGTACTAACTTTTATAATGGACAGTTAAGATTAAATGGATACATTCGTGCTTTAAAAGAATATCATATCCCGATTAAGCAGAATTATATCGTCAAAGGTGACTATAAAAAAGAAAGTGGCTATTTCGCAGGAAAAAAATTAATGCAAGAAGATCTTACTGCCATCTTTGTTACGAACGATATGATGGCACTCGGGGTAATCAATAGCATTTATGAGCAAAACAAACAAATACCCAACGACTATTCTATCGTTAGCTATGACAATACGATTTATCCATATATATTTGGTATTGAACTTACATCTGTTAAGCAAGATGTTAAAAAATTGAGCAGCAGCGCTTTTGAACTTCTATATAAAAAAATCACTGGATCTGTCGGCACTGAAAAGGAAATATGTTTACAACCTGAATTAATTGTTAGAAATAGTGTTAAAGCATTAAATCATTAA
- a CDS encoding glycine betaine ABC transporter substrate-binding protein: MTSKKWEKSLFLFGIVFLFMMLVGCSADDNKKRDSKSAESSENNYSEEVDYTITGIEPGAGITVTTEKAIEEYDSLSGWELEQSSTAAMVTELEEAITNEEPIIVTGWNPHWKFAKFDNLKYLEDPKGIYGDVEVIKSLARKGLKEEKPNAYKLIDQFNWEVEDMESIMYEASETGEEVAEVAKQWVKDNPDKIKAWIEGVEDVDGEKLELVTTPWDSELASANVVAEVLRQKGFKVTITPVDVAVVFEAVANGDADATLAAWMPMTHKDFYEKFEDQFVDMGENLNGAKIGLVVPDYMEIDSIEDLQAK; encoded by the coding sequence ATGACTAGTAAAAAATGGGAGAAATCGTTGTTTTTATTCGGAATAGTCTTTTTATTCATGATGCTTGTTGGCTGTAGTGCCGATGATAACAAGAAAAGGGATAGTAAGTCTGCTGAGTCGAGTGAAAACAATTATAGCGAAGAAGTAGATTATACAATAACTGGGATAGAACCAGGAGCAGGGATTACCGTAACAACAGAAAAAGCAATTGAGGAATATGATAGTCTATCAGGCTGGGAATTAGAACAATCATCTACTGCGGCTATGGTTACTGAGTTAGAAGAAGCAATAACTAACGAGGAGCCGATAATTGTAACAGGCTGGAATCCTCATTGGAAGTTTGCTAAATTTGATAATTTGAAATATCTAGAAGATCCAAAAGGCATTTATGGGGATGTGGAAGTGATTAAATCACTAGCTCGAAAGGGTTTAAAGGAAGAAAAGCCAAACGCTTATAAGCTAATCGACCAGTTTAACTGGGAAGTAGAAGATATGGAAAGTATTATGTATGAGGCTTCAGAAACTGGAGAGGAAGTAGCCGAAGTAGCAAAACAATGGGTTAAAGATAATCCGGATAAAATAAAAGCATGGATTGAAGGCGTTGAAGATGTCGATGGTGAAAAACTGGAGCTTGTTACAACTCCTTGGGATTCAGAGCTTGCTTCGGCAAACGTCGTAGCTGAGGTTCTTCGGCAAAAAGGGTTTAAAGTAACAATTACCCCTGTAGATGTTGCTGTTGTATTTGAAGCAGTTGCAAATGGGGATGCTGATGCTACATTAGCGGCTTGGATGCCAATGACACACAAAGATTTTTATGAAAAATTTGAAGATCAGTTTGTGGATATGGGAGAGAACTTGAATGGAGCTAAAATTGGATTAGTAGTACCAGATTATATGGAAATAGATTCCATTGAAGATTTGCAAGCAAAATAA
- a CDS encoding GbsR/MarR family transcriptional regulator yields MPEKNESKDWEKYDETIEKFIQAIAKNMNLYGLTPSVGRLYGVLFFSDKPMTLDDMRDALEMSKTSMSTGVRALSEMKMVESTFKKGIRKDLYQSEEDWYKSFTSLFGNRWRHHTETNIEESEEAIEELQKLYEGTNDEELKEKITRDIERLRYAKNYYEWLMKFIQVVESGKIFDYIPKNK; encoded by the coding sequence TTGCCAGAAAAAAATGAATCAAAAGACTGGGAAAAGTATGATGAAACAATTGAAAAATTTATACAGGCCATTGCTAAAAATATGAATTTATATGGACTCACTCCTTCCGTAGGGAGACTATATGGAGTGCTGTTTTTTTCAGATAAACCGATGACTCTAGATGATATGCGTGACGCTTTGGAAATGAGTAAAACAAGTATGTCAACAGGTGTTCGAGCATTATCGGAAATGAAGATGGTAGAATCCACCTTTAAAAAAGGAATCCGAAAAGACTTATATCAATCGGAAGAAGATTGGTACAAATCATTTACATCCTTATTTGGAAATCGGTGGCGCCATCATACCGAAACAAATATTGAAGAGTCGGAAGAAGCAATCGAAGAATTACAAAAATTATATGAAGGTACAAATGATGAAGAGTTAAAAGAGAAAATCACAAGAGATATTGAACGTTTGCGTTATGCTAAAAATTATTATGAATGGTTAATGAAATTTATCCAAGTAGTTGAGTCAGGCAAGATTTTTGACTATATTCCTAAAAATAAATAA
- a CDS encoding ABC transporter permease encodes MLNNILDIIPKIELAEGTDKVTDWITSTFSFLFDPIKEQFESFMDFTSESLMAIPPLIVILIVAVIAFFITGKKFGLAAFSIVGLWLIYNQGLWEQLINTFTLVLLASILSVIIGVPIGIIMSKSNIASAIITPILDFMQTMPAFVYLIPAVAFFGIGMVPGVFASLIFATPPTVRFTNLGIRQVSAELVEASEAFGSTGAQKLFKVELPMARPTIMAGINQTVMLALSMVVIASMIGAPGLGRDVLSALQRAEAGAGFVAGIAIVILAIIMDRITQNMNKERNN; translated from the coding sequence ATGTTGAATAATATATTGGATATCATCCCCAAAATAGAACTTGCAGAAGGAACAGACAAAGTTACTGATTGGATTACAAGCACATTTTCCTTCTTATTCGATCCTATCAAAGAACAGTTTGAAAGCTTTATGGATTTTACTTCAGAATCGTTAATGGCAATTCCCCCGTTAATTGTAATTCTTATCGTAGCAGTAATTGCGTTTTTCATCACCGGCAAAAAATTCGGTTTAGCCGCATTTTCAATCGTGGGCTTATGGCTAATTTATAATCAAGGATTATGGGAACAGCTTATTAATACGTTCACTTTAGTATTATTAGCTAGTATTTTATCCGTTATTATTGGAGTACCAATCGGAATCATAATGTCAAAAAGTAATATAGCATCTGCTATTATTACTCCAATTTTGGATTTTATGCAGACAATGCCTGCGTTTGTATATTTAATTCCTGCAGTTGCCTTTTTTGGAATTGGCATGGTTCCTGGGGTCTTTGCATCTTTAATTTTCGCTACACCACCAACAGTTCGATTTACCAATCTGGGCATACGTCAAGTGTCTGCTGAATTGGTAGAGGCTTCAGAAGCATTTGGTAGTACAGGTGCGCAGAAGTTATTTAAGGTTGAGCTGCCAATGGCGAGACCAACGATTATGGCAGGCATTAACCAAACAGTTATGTTAGCATTGTCTATGGTAGTTATCGCATCCATGATTGGAGCTCCTGGATTAGGTAGAGATGTCCTTTCTGCATTACAACGTGCAGAAGCTGGTGCTGGATTTGTTGCAGGAATTGCAATTGTAATTTTAGCTATCATTATGGATCGAATTACGCAAAATATGAATAAAGAAAGAAATAATTAA
- a CDS encoding tryptophan transporter, producing MNIRVLVILSLFVGIGAVLHAIVPPIIFGVKPDMLLSMMFLGILLFPKVKYVVILSIATGIISALTTSAPGGQIANLIDKPITAMLFLILAIIIKKSMSPTIRAAVLTAIGTLISGAIFLSVVLYLIGIMDGSFLAMFSMAVLPAALLNTLIIAVVFPITQRILKRAPQLIST from the coding sequence ATGAATATAAGAGTATTAGTTATTTTGTCGCTATTCGTAGGTATTGGGGCTGTGTTACATGCTATTGTACCACCGATTATTTTTGGGGTTAAACCTGATATGCTGCTTTCGATGATGTTTTTGGGAATTCTTCTATTTCCCAAAGTAAAATATGTGGTAATACTTTCTATTGCTACTGGAATCATATCCGCTTTAACTACTTCAGCTCCAGGAGGACAAATAGCTAATCTTATTGATAAGCCGATTACAGCAATGCTTTTTCTAATTTTAGCTATCATCATTAAGAAATCAATGAGCCCTACTATTCGTGCAGCAGTTCTAACTGCAATTGGAACATTGATTTCAGGAGCAATCTTTTTAAGTGTTGTCTTATATTTAATCGGTATCATGGATGGCTCATTCTTAGCTATGTTTAGCATGGCTGTATTACCAGCTGCACTGCTGAACACACTTATTATAGCTGTTGTCTTTCCTATTACACAAAGGATTTTAAAAAGAGCACCACAGCTAATTAGTACGTGA
- a CDS encoding HIT family protein, whose protein sequence is MSHEDCIFCKIINQEIPSAKVYEDEHVYAFLDISQVTKGHTLVIPKTHVKNIYETPPEVAASLFERIPKIANAIKAAYQPIGMNLLNNNEKPADQSVFHLHIHLLPRYGKNDGFSSNWKVHMDDYTAEDLQKMASTINQAISN, encoded by the coding sequence ATGAGTCATGAAGATTGCATTTTTTGTAAAATTATTAATCAGGAAATCCCTTCAGCAAAAGTGTACGAGGATGAACATGTATATGCTTTTTTAGACATTAGTCAAGTAACGAAAGGTCATACGTTAGTCATTCCTAAAACACATGTAAAAAACATTTATGAAACTCCGCCTGAAGTTGCTGCTTCGTTATTTGAAAGAATACCTAAAATTGCGAATGCAATTAAAGCAGCCTATCAACCGATTGGAATGAATCTACTTAATAATAACGAAAAGCCTGCAGATCAATCTGTATTTCATTTACATATCCATCTGCTTCCACGATATGGGAAAAATGATGGCTTTTCTTCCAATTGGAAAGTTCATATGGATGACTACACTGCTGAAGATTTGCAAAAAATGGCAAGCACCATTAACCAAGCGATCAGCAATTAA
- a CDS encoding DUF1878 family protein, protein MSNKAETAAFHLQLLSKVINTDKYPFTKLIIDKGLTEQEYNKLMNRISYLNCQYLKQSEEGLLDFTSLLLHFVGMLTEKLEPNKTIIALKKEGYYPSLMDEFLKIIDHIKD, encoded by the coding sequence ATGAGTAATAAGGCTGAAACGGCTGCTTTTCATTTACAGTTACTTTCTAAAGTGATTAATACTGATAAGTATCCATTTACGAAATTAATCATTGACAAAGGTTTAACAGAACAGGAATATAATAAGTTGATGAACAGAATTAGTTATCTTAACTGTCAATATCTAAAGCAATCAGAAGAGGGGTTGCTCGATTTTACTTCCTTATTGCTTCATTTTGTTGGAATGTTAACGGAAAAATTAGAGCCAAATAAGACAATTATTGCATTAAAAAAAGAAGGATACTATCCTTCTTTAATGGATGAATTTCTAAAAATTATTGACCATATAAAGGATTAG
- a CDS encoding quaternary amine ABC transporter ATP-binding protein, with the protein MPIIEAKNLSKIFGKNPKQVTKLLDKGLTKEEILKETGNTVGVNRASFSVEQGEVFVIMGLSGSGKSTLVRLLNRLIEPTEGTVLIDGEDIMKMDKRALRNVRRKKMSMVFQNFGLFPHRTILQNAEYGLEIQKVDKEERRKKAEKALKLVGLGDYLHQKPNQLSGGMQQRVGLARALANDPEILLMDEAFSALDPLIRKEMQDELLDLQGKMQKTIIFITHDLDEALRIGDRIALMKDGNIVQIGTPEEILVNPENDYVQKFVEDVDRSKVLTAQHIMKRPETVNIEKHGPRVALERMREEGLSSIFVVDSQRNLKGYISADSASRAVKKEITKLQEILQNDIPIVGKDTSMHEIFDLIYNSPIPVAVVENEKLVGIIVRGAVIAALSSVNEVNLDVE; encoded by the coding sequence GTGCCGATCATAGAAGCAAAAAATTTATCAAAAATATTTGGTAAAAATCCAAAGCAAGTTACAAAGTTACTGGATAAGGGTTTGACAAAAGAAGAAATACTAAAAGAAACAGGAAACACTGTTGGAGTTAATCGTGCTTCTTTTTCTGTCGAACAAGGAGAGGTTTTTGTTATTATGGGATTATCAGGAAGTGGTAAATCTACCCTTGTGCGACTGCTTAATCGTTTAATTGAGCCAACAGAAGGCACCGTATTAATTGACGGAGAAGACATAATGAAAATGGATAAACGTGCATTGCGTAATGTGCGTAGAAAAAAAATGAGTATGGTGTTTCAAAATTTTGGTCTGTTTCCACATAGAACTATTCTGCAAAATGCAGAGTATGGATTAGAAATTCAAAAAGTAGATAAAGAGGAACGACGGAAAAAAGCTGAAAAAGCACTAAAGTTAGTTGGATTAGGCGATTATTTACATCAAAAGCCAAATCAGTTGTCTGGGGGAATGCAGCAACGAGTAGGGCTTGCTCGTGCATTAGCAAATGATCCAGAGATTCTTTTAATGGATGAGGCTTTTTCTGCATTGGATCCATTAATTCGTAAAGAAATGCAAGATGAGTTGTTGGATTTACAAGGAAAAATGCAGAAAACAATTATTTTTATTACCCATGATCTTGATGAAGCTCTACGAATTGGTGATCGGATTGCACTGATGAAGGATGGAAATATTGTACAAATTGGTACACCTGAAGAAATTTTAGTCAATCCAGAGAATGACTATGTTCAAAAGTTTGTTGAGGATGTAGATCGTTCTAAAGTATTAACTGCACAACATATTATGAAACGTCCAGAGACGGTCAACATAGAAAAGCATGGGCCAAGGGTTGCTTTAGAACGAATGCGTGAAGAAGGATTGTCAAGTATTTTTGTTGTTGATAGTCAACGGAATTTAAAAGGATATATTTCTGCAGATAGTGCTTCAAGAGCAGTGAAAAAAGAAATAACCAAGTTACAAGAAATTCTGCAAAACGATATTCCGATTGTAGGCAAAGATACATCGATGCATGAGATTTTTGACCTCATCTATAATTCACCCATTCCAGTTGCTGTAGTAGAAAATGAAAAATTAGTAGGAATTATTGTGAGAGGTGCAGTCATTGCTGCCCTATCCAGTGTTAATGAGGTGAATTTAGATGTTGAATAA
- a CDS encoding GbsR/MarR family transcriptional regulator codes for MIKPQIEYINNKILLELTKTVEMFGLTSTESRLFAYLYLAEHPMTLDEMAEALGKSKTSMSTSIRSLADQNLVTRVWKKGVRKSLYRAQTQLFKSLMISHLNKWIDDANQQKQSFEELEKLLKEIANEHNEKHLSEIKRMQEHVQYLIHFHQEIENIFSKIKQD; via the coding sequence ATGATTAAACCTCAAATCGAATATATTAACAATAAAATTTTATTAGAGCTTACCAAAACAGTGGAAATGTTCGGTTTAACATCAACGGAATCAAGACTTTTTGCATATTTATATTTAGCGGAGCATCCTATGACACTTGATGAGATGGCTGAGGCTTTAGGAAAGAGTAAAACATCTATGAGTACAAGCATTCGTTCCCTGGCTGATCAGAATTTAGTAACACGAGTGTGGAAAAAAGGTGTAAGAAAAAGCTTATATAGAGCTCAAACACAACTGTTCAAATCGCTTATGATCTCTCATCTAAATAAATGGATTGATGATGCTAATCAACAAAAACAATCTTTTGAAGAGCTAGAAAAATTATTAAAAGAAATAGCCAACGAACATAATGAAAAGCACCTATCAGAAATAAAGCGGATGCAAGAGCATGTTCAATATCTGATACATTTTCATCAAGAAATAGAAAACATTTTTAGCAAAATAAAACAGGATTAG
- a CDS encoding YtxH domain-containing protein → MANAKSLFLGIAVGGVVSATVTLLSTPSSGQNFRNQMKDRTLELKKMLLSLKQDGLRLKQQIQETSQEGVALIKELTQDMKKSVTEWKTTVEPHQKNIHQYLEQIESSLKDLEDKVKKQ, encoded by the coding sequence ATGGCTAATGCAAAATCTCTATTTTTGGGAATAGCAGTTGGAGGTGTCGTTAGTGCGACGGTCACTCTACTTAGCACTCCTTCTTCTGGACAAAACTTCCGAAATCAAATGAAGGATAGAACCTTAGAATTGAAAAAAATGCTTCTAAGTTTAAAACAGGACGGGTTGCGCTTAAAACAACAAATTCAAGAAACCTCTCAAGAAGGCGTTGCATTAATTAAAGAGCTTACTCAAGATATGAAGAAATCAGTAACAGAGTGGAAAACAACTGTAGAACCCCACCAAAAAAACATTCATCAGTATTTGGAACAAATTGAGTCAAGTTTAAAGGACTTAGAAGATAAAGTTAAAAAACAATAA
- a CDS encoding glycine betaine ABC transporter substrate-binding protein, with protein MFKWNWKHLGLVAGLLLALFAAGCGSDDESSKSKSGEGSGDKKSKEIELVYVEWDSEIASTHVIGKVLEDQGYDVKLTPLDNAVMWESVAKGEADGMVAAWLPATHKSQYEQYGDQVVELGENLEGAKIGLVVPDYMDVTSIEDLDKQADQVITGIEPGAGVVAASEQALKDYDNLKDWTVQTSSSGAMATELGSAIEKEEEIIVTGWTPHWKFAKYDLKYLEDPKGTFGEEETIETMVREGLEEDMPEAYKILDQFKWTTDDMESVMLEISNGASPEDAAAKWVEDNQDKVKEWTKNVE; from the coding sequence TTGTTTAAATGGAATTGGAAACATTTGGGTTTAGTTGCAGGACTTTTATTAGCACTTTTTGCAGCTGGATGTGGATCGGATGATGAATCATCGAAATCAAAATCCGGAGAAGGTTCAGGAGATAAAAAGTCAAAAGAAATAGAGTTAGTTTATGTAGAATGGGACTCTGAAATAGCATCTACACATGTAATTGGTAAAGTTCTGGAAGATCAAGGCTATGATGTAAAATTAACTCCGTTAGACAATGCTGTAATGTGGGAGTCTGTAGCTAAGGGAGAAGCTGACGGTATGGTAGCTGCTTGGTTACCTGCAACGCACAAGAGTCAATATGAACAATATGGCGATCAAGTAGTTGAACTGGGAGAAAACTTAGAAGGTGCCAAAATTGGTTTAGTTGTTCCGGATTATATGGATGTAACTAGCATTGAAGATTTAGATAAGCAAGCAGATCAAGTGATTACTGGAATCGAACCTGGTGCAGGAGTGGTTGCTGCAAGTGAACAAGCGCTTAAAGATTATGATAATCTAAAAGACTGGACAGTTCAAACGTCATCAAGTGGCGCAATGGCAACTGAATTAGGTTCAGCAATAGAAAAAGAAGAAGAGATCATTGTAACTGGATGGACTCCACATTGGAAGTTTGCCAAATATGACTTGAAGTATTTAGAAGATCCAAAGGGGACATTTGGTGAAGAAGAAACGATTGAAACAATGGTTCGTGAAGGATTAGAAGAGGATATGCCTGAAGCATACAAAATACTTGATCAATTTAAATGGACAACGGACGATATGGAATCTGTCATGCTAGAAATTTCTAATGGTGCTTCTCCTGAAGACGCTGCCGCTAAATGGGTGGAAGACAATCAAGATAAAGTGAAGGAATGGACAAAAAACGTAGAGTAA
- a CDS encoding DUF3267 domain-containing protein, translating into MNCWKSINLTKEFGRNRLFIVSSLIALSAFIFLYVLISMLQGASTKVSEAGMVPFLLLLVLLPTIHSCMHILPLIMMNKRIKIIFKLKNKCFPVFYYYTKYHLTKKAYTLVAIAPTILLIIPGVVASYYFNHYTVYILLLTSIHIGLAFMDLLNICYLWRAPKQSLIENKGEENGFDILIRDH; encoded by the coding sequence ATGAATTGCTGGAAATCCATTAACCTCACAAAGGAATTCGGCCGTAATCGGTTATTTATTGTGTCGAGCCTAATCGCTTTATCTGCTTTTATCTTTTTATATGTACTAATCTCCATGCTGCAAGGAGCATCAACAAAAGTTAGTGAGGCAGGTATGGTTCCCTTTCTTCTTCTACTTGTGCTTTTGCCAACTATTCATTCGTGCATGCACATTTTACCTTTAATTATGATGAACAAACGAATAAAAATTATTTTCAAACTTAAAAATAAGTGTTTTCCCGTTTTCTACTATTATACGAAATATCATTTAACAAAAAAAGCATATACCTTAGTTGCTATAGCTCCAACCATCTTGTTAATTATCCCTGGAGTCGTAGCAAGTTATTATTTTAACCATTACACAGTCTATATTTTATTACTGACTTCCATTCATATTGGCCTTGCCTTTATGGATCTTTTAAATATCTGTTATTTATGGAGGGCGCCAAAACAATCCTTAATTGAAAATAAAGGCGAGGAAAACGGCTTCGATATTCTTATTCGTGATCATTAA
- a CDS encoding peptidylprolyl isomerase, translating into MKKTAIAVTLAASVLALGACSSDDEAVVKTDSGDVTKEEFYEALKDRHGESVLQELVTMEVLGDKYDVSDDDVDKEIKKMKDQLGDQYDAVIQQQFGSEDAMRNIIKISLLQEEAISEDVKIKEDEIKELYDRKNTEIKAQHILVEDEKKAKEVKKKLDDGGDFNKLAKEYSTDGSAEKGGDLGFFSAGQMVPEFEDAAYSMKKGEVSDPVKSQHGYHIIKVNDKREKKEKLGKYEDVKEDLRRELLTQKMDPVKAQEKIDKILQDANIDVKIKKYKDMFKQTDGKDQKDEEAKG; encoded by the coding sequence ATGAAGAAAACAGCAATTGCTGTCACATTAGCTGCAAGTGTACTTGCATTAGGAGCTTGTAGTTCGGATGATGAAGCTGTAGTTAAAACAGATTCAGGAGATGTGACGAAGGAAGAATTTTACGAGGCCTTAAAGGATCGCCATGGAGAAAGTGTCCTACAAGAATTGGTGACCATGGAAGTACTCGGAGATAAGTATGACGTTTCGGATGATGATGTAGATAAAGAAATTAAAAAGATGAAGGATCAGCTTGGTGACCAATACGATGCTGTTATTCAACAACAGTTTGGCAGTGAAGATGCCATGCGAAATATCATCAAAATAAGTCTTCTTCAAGAAGAAGCTATATCTGAAGACGTTAAAATTAAGGAAGATGAAATTAAAGAATTATACGACCGTAAAAATACAGAAATAAAAGCACAGCATATCTTAGTAGAAGATGAAAAAAAAGCCAAAGAAGTTAAGAAAAAGCTGGATGACGGTGGAGACTTTAACAAATTAGCTAAAGAATATTCTACGGATGGTTCTGCAGAAAAAGGCGGGGATCTTGGTTTCTTCTCAGCTGGACAAATGGTTCCAGAATTTGAAGATGCTGCTTATAGTATGAAAAAAGGCGAAGTAAGTGATCCAGTAAAATCCCAACACGGGTACCATATTATTAAAGTAAATGACAAGCGAGAGAAAAAAGAAAAACTTGGAAAATATGAAGATGTAAAAGAAGATTTACGTCGTGAATTATTGACACAAAAAATGGATCCGGTAAAAGCACAGGAAAAAATCGATAAAATTCTTCAAGATGCAAATATCGATGTAAAAATTAAAAAATATAAAGATATGTTTAAACAAACAGATGGAAAAGATCAAAAAGATGAGGAAGCTAAAGGTTAA
- the yhaM gene encoding 3'-5' exoribonuclease YhaM: MKQDVKKGIGHVSIGDSYEGFLLIREATKGLTSNGKPFLTLMLRDATGEIEAKLWDASKEDETLFIAEQIVWVAGEVNQFRGKAQLKIFSICPAQPTDQVKVSDFVEKAPVERERLIERLTEAIFEMKNPTLQRIVRAFVKKYQESLLTYPAATKNHHEYVSGLAHHIVSMLAIAREIHKLYPELNKDLLYAGIILHDIGKIKELSGVVSTSYTTKGKLLGHIPMMVEEIGIMANEMQLEEEEEVIVLQHLVLSHHGKAEWGSPKPPLVREAEILHLIDMLDAKLNMLNRSLEKVKPGDFTERLFAMDNRAFYKPLFEK; this comes from the coding sequence ATGAAGCAAGATGTTAAAAAAGGGATAGGTCATGTTTCGATAGGTGATTCATATGAAGGCTTTTTATTAATTAGAGAAGCAACGAAAGGTTTAACAAGTAATGGAAAACCATTTCTTACGTTAATGCTTCGTGATGCAACTGGAGAAATTGAGGCAAAGCTATGGGATGCTAGTAAAGAGGATGAAACTTTATTTATCGCTGAACAAATTGTTTGGGTTGCAGGTGAAGTAAATCAGTTTCGAGGTAAAGCACAATTAAAAATATTCTCCATTTGTCCAGCTCAGCCAACGGATCAGGTTAAAGTCTCGGATTTTGTGGAAAAGGCTCCCGTAGAAAGAGAAAGATTAATAGAACGGTTAACAGAAGCTATTTTTGAAATGAAAAACCCAACATTGCAAAGAATTGTACGTGCATTTGTAAAAAAATATCAAGAATCATTATTAACATATCCGGCTGCAACTAAAAATCATCATGAATACGTCTCGGGATTAGCACATCACATCGTTAGCATGCTTGCCATTGCAAGGGAAATTCATAAGCTTTATCCTGAACTAAATAAGGACCTGTTATACGCTGGTATTATTCTTCATGATATTGGAAAAATAAAGGAACTATCTGGTGTTGTCTCTACATCTTATACGACAAAAGGTAAATTACTTGGTCATATTCCAATGATGGTAGAAGAAATCGGGATAATGGCAAATGAAATGCAACTGGAAGAGGAAGAAGAGGTTATTGTATTACAGCATTTAGTGTTAAGTCACCATGGAAAAGCGGAATGGGGTAGTCCGAAGCCGCCACTTGTTCGTGAAGCAGAGATTTTACATCTGATTGATATGCTCGATGCCAAATTGAATATGCTAAATCGTTCCCTTGAAAAAGTAAAGCCTGGCGATTTCACAGAACGGTTATTTGCAATGGATAATCGTGCTTTTTATAAGCCGTTATTTGAAAAATAG
- a CDS encoding sporulation YhaL family protein — protein MILGVPWWVFMMIILIFFSGYMAFRGMRAERKMEEHFIEQEGEIYMERLRKERELKSKNKQVM, from the coding sequence ATGATACTAGGAGTGCCATGGTGGGTATTTATGATGATCATTCTCATCTTTTTTAGCGGCTATATGGCATTTCGTGGAATGCGTGCCGAAAGGAAAATGGAGGAGCATTTCATTGAGCAAGAAGGAGAAATATATATGGAACGCTTACGCAAAGAAAGGGAATTGAAAAGCAAGAACAAACAAGTGATGTAA